One Microplitis demolitor isolate Queensland-Clemson2020A chromosome 2, iyMicDemo2.1a, whole genome shotgun sequence DNA segment encodes these proteins:
- the LOC103572122 gene encoding COP9 signalosome complex subunit 5: MASTSSDQSTIAQKTWEMSNNVEMISTMDEIYRYDRQEQQDILAAKPWEKDPHFFKDIKISALALLKMVMHARSGGTLEVMGLLLGKVTANTMIVMDSFALPVEGTETRVNAQAQAYEYMTAYIENAKLVGRQENAIGWYHSHPGYGCWLSGIDVSTQMLNQNFQEPFVAIVIDPVRTISAGKVCLGAFRTYPKGYKPANEEPSEYQTIPLNKIEDFGVHCKQYYSLEVTYFKSSLDRRLLDSLWNKYWVNTLSSSSLLTNADYTTGQIFDLSDKLEQSEVALGRGGFMSGADSHDRRTEDKLVKATRDSCKTTIEVIHGLMAQIIKDKLFNQVNTKSIESQ, from the exons atggcgaGTACGTCAAGTGATCAGTCAACGATCGCTCAAAAAACCTGGGAGATGTCAAACAACGTCGAGATGATCAGTACCATGGATGAAATATATCGTTACGACCGTCAGGAACAACAAGACATCTTAGCTGCCAAACCCTGGGAAAAAGA TCCTCACTTTTTCAAAGACATAAAAATATCCGCGCTGGCTCTGCTGAAAATGGTGATGCACGCCCGGTCGGGAGGAACCTTGGAAGTGATGGGACTTCTGCTAGGAAAAGTGACAGCAAACACGATGATCGTCATGGACTCTTTCGCTCTACCAGTGGAGGGTACCGAGACCCGGGTAAATGCTCAAGCCCAAGCCTACGAATACATGACAGCTTACATCGAAAACGCGAAACTCGTCGGACGTCAAGAAAATGCCATCGGCTGGTACCACAGTCACCCAGGATACGGGTGCTGGTTATCAGGAATCGACGTCTCCACGCAGATGTTGAACCAAAACTTCCAGGAGCCATTCGTCGCCATCGTCATCGACCCAGTGAGAACGATATCCGCTGGGAAAGTTTGTCTAGGAGCATTCAGAACTTATCCTAAAGGCTACAAGCCAGCCAACGAGGAACCGTCAGAGTATCAAACGATTCCTCTGAATAAAATTGAGGACTTTGGTGTTCATTGCAAGCAGTACTACTCCCTAGAAGTCACGTATTTCAAGTCGTCCCTCGATCGCCGTTTACTTGACTCACTCTGGAATAAGTACTGGGTCAACACCTTGAGCTCTTCGAGTTTACTTACAAACGCTGACTACACAACCGGACAAATATTCGATCTGTCCGACAAACTTGAGCAGTCGGAAGTCGCTCTAGGACGTGGGGGATTCATGAGCGGCGCGGATTCTCATGACCGTCGTACCGAAGACAAACTCGTCAAGGCTACAAGAGACAGCTGCAAGACGACAATCGAAGTGATCCATGGCCTGATGGCCCAGATAATTAAAGACAAATTATTCAACCAGGTCAACACGAAATCCATCGAGTCTCAgtaa